Proteins encoded in a region of the Novibacillus thermophilus genome:
- a CDS encoding MFS transporter produces MGGFSADRFGIKRTLLTVIVLLGVCLLTMPYTSLMFFWFVLVIWGVLSWAITPPIQSHLIQLSPETSDIQQSLNNSALHFGIAFGTLIGSIVADQLSVEQNAHFGTLFAVLALVSFLFSTQRKRRAAEG; encoded by the coding sequence ATAGGAGGATTTTCGGCTGACAGGTTCGGCATCAAGCGCACACTGTTGACAGTGATCGTACTTTTGGGTGTCTGTTTGTTGACCATGCCATATACCTCATTGATGTTCTTCTGGTTTGTCTTGGTGATTTGGGGTGTGTTGAGTTGGGCGATTACACCGCCGATCCAAAGTCACCTGATTCAATTGTCTCCCGAGACATCGGATATACAGCAAAGCCTGAACAATTCCGCTTTGCACTTTGGTATTGCTTTCGGAACATTGATCGGGAGCATAGTGGCCGATCAACTGTCCGTCGAACAAAATGCACATTTTGGTACTTTGTTTGCCGTGCTGGCATTGGTGTCCTTTTTGTTTTCGACGCAACGGAAGCGAAGAGCAGCCGAGGGGTGA